The sequence TTAATCCGGGCAATGACTTGCAGCTGATCGAGGTCTCAGAAGTCGGCCCTGCAACCGCCGTTTTACTCTCGGAAAAAATTACTGCAGGTGAATATATCGTAATTGCAGGCGATCGCATTCCGGTGTTTGCCAGCCAGACCGTACAAGCCGATTTTTTAGGGCATAGCGCACCTTTTCCGGCAGGCCCCTACATTCTGGCCAGCCTGTTGAAATGCCCGCTCTATTTACTAGGTTGCATCCATGAGGGGCACGGTTACAACATCCACTTTGAAACACTGGCCAGTAGTGTGATTCTACCCCGCAAACAACGCAACGAAGCCATGGCAGGCTATGCCGCGCAGTACGCACAGGCACTCACAGCGCTACTCAAACGCTCACCCTACGACTGGTTTAACTTTTTTGCCTTTTGGGATCAGACACGTGACAAACACTAAACCTGCCATCACCTTTGATGGCACACGATTATGCATCGAAGACATTGTCACCCTTTCCCGGCAAAAAGCCTCTGCCCAGCTTTCCGGCACACCGAAGTTTCGTCAGCGCATTCAAAAAGGTGCCGATTTTTTAGACCGTTTACTGCGTGAAGACGGCGTGATTTATGGGGTAACCACCGGCTACGGCGATTCTTGCACCGTCGTTATTCCACCCGAGCTGATCAGCGAGCTGCCGCATCATCTTTACACTTATCACGGCTGCGGTGCCGGGCGTTTTTTAACGCAGGAAGAAACCCGTGCCGTACTAGCCACGCGGCTGGCTTCTTTATCGCAAGGTATGTCGGGCGTCAGCATTGCCCTGCTTGATCAGCTGGAAACATTACTTAAACACGACATCCTGCCGCTGATTCCGGCCGAAGGCTCGGTCGGGGCCAGCGGCGATTTAACGCCATTGTCTTATGTGGCTGCAGTACTCTGCGGCGAGCGGGAAGTGATGTATCGCAATGAACGCCGCAATGCCAGCGATGTATTTGCCGAGTTAAAAATCCAGCCGCTGCGCCTGCGTCCCAAAGAAGGCCTGGCCATGATGAATGGCACGGCGGTGATGACCGCTCTGGCTTGCCTGGCCTGGCAACGCGCCGATTATTTATGCAGGCTGGCTGCTAGGCTGACCGCAATGAATGTGGTAGCCAGCGCCGGCAATAGCCACCATTTTGATGAAACACTGTTCGCGGTTAAACCGCACGCCGGCCAGCAAGCAGTGGCGGCGCGTATTCGCAATGATTTAACCAGCCAGCAGCCCAGCCGCAATGATGAACGGCTGCAAGACCGTTATTCGCTGCGCTGCGCACCGCATGTGATTGGTGTACTGGAAGACGCGCTACCGTTTTTCAGAACACTGATCGAAAACGAGCTGAACAGTGCTAACGACAACCCAATTATTGATGCCGAAAACGAGCGGGTGTTGCACGGAGGGCATTTCTACGGTGGCCATATCGCTTTTGCCATGGACAGCCTGAAAAACACCGTGGCTAATCTGGCCGATTTGCTCGATCGCCAGCTGGCACTACTGGTAGATACCCGCTTTAATCACGGCCTGCCGTCTAATTTATCCGGCTGCACCGGTCCGCGCGCGGCGATTAATCATGGCTTAAAAGCGCTGCAAATCAGCGTATCTGCCTGGACAGCCGAAGCACTAAAGCAAACTATGCCAGCCTCGGTATTTAGCCGCTCTACCGAATGCCACAATCAGGATAAAGTCAGTATGGGCACGATTGCAGCCCGGGATGCCTTACGTGTGCTCGAGCTGACCGAGCAAGTAGTCGCCGCCATGTTGATTGCCGCCCGCCAGGGCATTACCTTGCGCCGCTCTGTCGATCAGAACTTACAGCTTCCCGCTGCACTTGCCACCATGCAGGCTGATCTGGAAAGCCGCATCCCACTACTGGTAGAAGACCGAGCCCTGGATAAAGAACTGCAAGCGCTAATTTCAGACATTCGCACACAAGCCTGGGTGCTCTATGCAGACTAATCCTCGCCTTAGTATCGAAATCCCGCTAAGCCCGGCATTCCATGATCTGGACCCGATGAATATCGTCTGGCACGGCAATTATGCCAAATATCTGGAGATCGCCCGCTGCGCCCTGCTCAGTCAATTTAATTACGACTACCCACAGATGAAGGCATCCGGCTACGCATGGCCGATTGTGGATATGCGGTTGAAATACGTAAAACCTGCCAGCTTTGGTCAGCAGCTGATCGTGCGGGCCGAAATTGTTGAGTGGGAAAGCCGCTTGAAAATCAACTACCTAATTAAAGATGCCGTCAGCGGGCAGAAAATAAATCAGGCCTATACCATACAGGTGGCTGTGGATATGAATACAAGTGAAATGCAATATATCTGCCCAGCCATATTATGGGAGCGGCTTGGGGTGGAGGAGCCGCAGTGATGTTCGATCGTTTTACTAGTGCCTTCGGCACAGTATTTAGGGCGGGTGTCCCCCGCGTGGGACTCACTTTTCTTGAACGTCCAAGAAAAGTAAGCCAAAGAAGGCCGCCCCGGTATTTCGCCCTTGCTTTGCAAGGGTTCCCTCTCTGCGGACAGCGGCGGCTGCGGGACTCGCTTCGCTCAAATATCCTCACCGAAACCCCGCCCCGCTTGTTCCTCGCTCGGCGAAATACAGGGGACCCAAAAAGCCCCTGTGCAACGATTGCAGAATCTATTGCTTGGATTGGAAGCCGGTACAAAACAACAACCGTAATCAATTTGTTTACGATCTTCCTGCTCTCTATTTTTGCCCTCAGCAGCCATGCCGCTGACTTAGCAGTCAGCGTGAAAGAGCGCCTGGTTCAGCCCGAGGTTTTGCGCGGGGATTTTGAGCAAAATAAACAGGTAAGCGGCTTTAAAAAACCTTTAGTGTCGCGCGGGGATTTTTTGGTAGCGCGAGACTCGGGTGTGCTTTGGCGTACCCAAACCCCTTTTGCCAGCACGCTTAAACTAAGCCGCGATGAAATTGTGGCCAAGCAAGAAGGTGCAGTGACTTTCCGTTTGAGCGCCAGCAAAGAACCATCGGTGCGGATGATTAATGGTCTGCTGTTTTCTTTGATGAATGGTGATGTCAGTAGTCTGGGTGAGCTATTTAAGATTGAAGGCAGCGTAAGCGGCAAAGCATGGCAGCTGACACTTACTCCCAGGCAAGCTGCCTTGGGAAAAATCATGCGTAAGATCGAGCTGTCAGGGGATCAGTTTGTGCGCCGTATTTTGCTGGATGAAGCCAGTGGCGATCAAACGCTGATACGCTTAAGCGCACAAAACACCGAGCCTGCCAAACTCAGCAAAGATGAGCGTATCCGTTTTGAGTAATCAGGCATCTATCCGGCTACTGGCCAAAATCTGGCTGGTGATCGTACTCGGCTTTATCGGCCACAATATTTATCTGTGGTCTGGCCATTTACAGCTGGATACCGACATTCTGGCCATGCTGCCGCAGGATGAGCGAGACCCGACGGTGCAAAACGCCACACGGCAACTCAGCGATTCGGCAGCCAAACGCGTGGTGGTAGTGATTGGCGGGCAGAATTGGGAAAGCGCACTGGCAGCCACAGATGCCTACGCCGCAATCCTGAAAAACAGCAAGCTGCCGCTTAACCTGCGCTACAAAATAGGCGATGAAAGCGCATGGCTCAGCTTTTTTATTCCCTATCGCAATCAGCTGCTTAGCGCCGCCCAACGCCAGCAATTAGCAAGCAGCAGTATTGATCAACTGGCGCAAGGTGCCGTGGCAGCGCTTTATCAGCCCGGCATCGGCATGCCCCGCTTTGGCGAATGGCAGGATGATCCGCTGAATTTACTCGGCGCATGGCTGGGTGAGCGGGCTGCAGAAAGCAAAGTCCGTATCCGTGACGGGCGCTTATCGCTGATGTCTTCGTCCTCATCCGGCGAGGCATTCTATATTTTGCTGACGCTGGAGCAACAAGATTCGGCGTTTTCAATTAAAGCGCAGCAAGCACTGATTCCGGTGCTGGATGCAGCCAAAGCGGCTGCTCTGCAAACCCAGCCTCAAATAGAAGTGTTAAGCGTCGGCGTTCCCTTACATGCGGCAGCGGCAGCCAGCCAGGCCGAACGCGAAGTGCACACTATCGGCATTGGTTCGATGGTCGGCATTGTGCTGCTCACGGTATTTGCCTTCAGCGCCATCCGGCCACGCATTTTAGTGACCCTCTCGATTGCTATCGGCCTGCTTGCAGCGATTTCGGTGTGCAGCTTACTGTTTGGCCGCCTGCATTTAATCACGCTGGTATTTGGGGCAAGCTTAGTCGGCGTGGCCGAAAACTACGGCAGCAATTATTTCAGCAGCCGCCAGGGCCGCCCTGCAGCAGAGCGCTGGACCATGCTTAAAGCGCAAGCGCCGGTAATGTGGCTGGCGATGCTCACCACCGCCATTGGTTATTTACTGCTGGCACTCACCCCTTTCCCTGGTCTGCGGCAAATCGCCGTTTTCTCCGCCACCGGCCTGCTAGCGGCTTTTGTGACCGTGATGTGGTGGTTTCCACTATTTGATAAAGGGGAAATGAAGCACACCCGCTTGTCCAACTGGATAGGCACACGCCGCGCGCTCTGGCCCCACCTTGGGTGTAACCGTTTAACGCTACTGTTTGCCATCGTCGTTGCCACCGTTTTGCTGGCAGGCGGCTTAGCTATTAAAAGCAATGACGATGTACGCCTCTTGCAAAGCTCACCGCCCGCCCTGATCGCTCAGCAAATAAAAGTCAGCCAGTTACTGGATTTACCCAGCCCGGCACAATTTTATTTAATTCGCGGTGCAAGTATTGAATCCGTTTTACAGCAGGAAGAAGCGCTGAAGGCCAAACTTGTACCCCTGATTGCCAAGGGCAGTATCAGCGGCTATCAGGCCATCAGCGACTGGGTGCCCTCAGCGGCACAGCAAACTAAGAATCAGGCACTCATTAAAAGTGTAGTTTTTGGCCAGCAAGGCGTGCTGGCCAAGGCGGGCAGCGCTTTGGGGGAATCGCTGACGCCATCATTCAAACCCTCCCAGCCACTGATAATTGCCGACTGGCTGGCCGCGCCCGTTTCAGAACCGCTGCGTCACCAATGGCTGGGGCGTTTTGAAAACGGCTACGCCAGCGTAATCTTGCTGCGCGGCGTAAGCAAACCTGTGCAACTGGCCGAGCTGGCGGCGCTAGCCCCCGGCGTGGCAGGTGTGCGCTGGGTAGACAAAGTGGCTGAAGTTTCCACCGTTATGGGCCGCTACCGCGTGCTGATGGCATGGGTGATTGCACTCAGCTACCTATTGGTTTTCGCTGCGCTAAGCTACCGTTTTGGCAAGCAGGCATGGCGGGCACTGCTGCCCACCTTGCTCGCCAGCACTTTGGCCTTAGCCATTCTGGCGCTACTCGGCCAGCCCTTGCAGTTATTTAATATTCTGGCGCTATTGCTTATTTTAGGCATGGGCGTGGATTACGGGATTTTCCTGCTGGAAAACCCTGATCGCCATGCAACAAGGCCGTTTCTGTCGGTCACACTAGCTGCGGCTTCCACGCTACTTGCATTTGGTTTACTCGCCCTATCCGCAACCCCCGCCCTGCATGCTTTTGGCCTGACCATGCTGCTGGGTATTGGTTTTTCCTGG comes from Iodobacter ciconiae and encodes:
- a CDS encoding HAL/PAL/TAL family ammonia-lyase translates to MTNTKPAITFDGTRLCIEDIVTLSRQKASAQLSGTPKFRQRIQKGADFLDRLLREDGVIYGVTTGYGDSCTVVIPPELISELPHHLYTYHGCGAGRFLTQEETRAVLATRLASLSQGMSGVSIALLDQLETLLKHDILPLIPAEGSVGASGDLTPLSYVAAVLCGEREVMYRNERRNASDVFAELKIQPLRLRPKEGLAMMNGTAVMTALACLAWQRADYLCRLAARLTAMNVVASAGNSHHFDETLFAVKPHAGQQAVAARIRNDLTSQQPSRNDERLQDRYSLRCAPHVIGVLEDALPFFRTLIENELNSANDNPIIDAENERVLHGGHFYGGHIAFAMDSLKNTVANLADLLDRQLALLVDTRFNHGLPSNLSGCTGPRAAINHGLKALQISVSAWTAEALKQTMPASVFSRSTECHNQDKVSMGTIAARDALRVLELTEQVVAAMLIAARQGITLRRSVDQNLQLPAALATMQADLESRIPLLVEDRALDKELQALISDIRTQAWVLYAD
- a CDS encoding acyl-CoA thioesterase, with protein sequence MQTNPRLSIEIPLSPAFHDLDPMNIVWHGNYAKYLEIARCALLSQFNYDYPQMKASGYAWPIVDMRLKYVKPASFGQQLIVRAEIVEWESRLKINYLIKDAVSGQKINQAYTIQVAVDMNTSEMQYICPAILWERLGVEEPQ
- a CDS encoding outer membrane lipoprotein carrier protein LolA; amino-acid sequence: MFTIFLLSIFALSSHAADLAVSVKERLVQPEVLRGDFEQNKQVSGFKKPLVSRGDFLVARDSGVLWRTQTPFASTLKLSRDEIVAKQEGAVTFRLSASKEPSVRMINGLLFSLMNGDVSSLGELFKIEGSVSGKAWQLTLTPRQAALGKIMRKIELSGDQFVRRILLDEASGDQTLIRLSAQNTEPAKLSKDERIRFE
- a CDS encoding MMPL family transporter, with protein sequence MSVSVLSNQASIRLLAKIWLVIVLGFIGHNIYLWSGHLQLDTDILAMLPQDERDPTVQNATRQLSDSAAKRVVVVIGGQNWESALAATDAYAAILKNSKLPLNLRYKIGDESAWLSFFIPYRNQLLSAAQRQQLASSSIDQLAQGAVAALYQPGIGMPRFGEWQDDPLNLLGAWLGERAAESKVRIRDGRLSLMSSSSSGEAFYILLTLEQQDSAFSIKAQQALIPVLDAAKAAALQTQPQIEVLSVGVPLHAAAAASQAEREVHTIGIGSMVGIVLLTVFAFSAIRPRILVTLSIAIGLLAAISVCSLLFGRLHLITLVFGASLVGVAENYGSNYFSSRQGRPAAERWTMLKAQAPVMWLAMLTTAIGYLLLALTPFPGLRQIAVFSATGLLAAFVTVMWWFPLFDKGEMKHTRLSNWIGTRRALWPHLGCNRLTLLFAIVVATVLLAGGLAIKSNDDVRLLQSSPPALIAQQIKVSQLLDLPSPAQFYLIRGASIESVLQQEEALKAKLVPLIAKGSISGYQAISDWVPSAAQQTKNQALIKSVVFGQQGVLAKAGSALGESLTPSFKPSQPLIIADWLAAPVSEPLRHQWLGRFENGYASVILLRGVSKPVQLAELAALAPGVAGVRWVDKVAEVSTVMGRYRVLMAWVIALSYLLVFAALSYRFGKQAWRALLPTLLASTLALAILALLGQPLQLFNILALLLILGMGVDYGIFLLENPDRHATRPFLSVTLAAASTLLAFGLLALSATPALHAFGLTMLLGIGFSWLLTPAFMP